The following coding sequences are from one Streptomyces sp. V3I7 window:
- a CDS encoding DUF5110 domain-containing protein → MYPQDDSDYTLYEDAVVTRKFTQGSSATQRVQVHASGGSGSDAAATVVKVGASVGDYTGKPAARSYRLTVHGQAPGTASSWTTSR, encoded by the coding sequence ATCTATCCGCAGGACGACTCGGACTACACGCTGTACGAAGACGCCGTTGTGACACGGAAGTTCACACAGGGCTCGTCGGCCACCCAGCGGGTCCAGGTGCACGCGTCCGGCGGCTCCGGCTCCGACGCGGCGGCCACCGTCGTCAAGGTCGGTGCCAGCGTGGGTGATTACACCGGCAAGCCAGCGGCGCGCTCGTACCGCCTGACCGTGCACGGCCAGGCCCCCGGGACAGCGTCGTCATGGACCACGTCCCGCTGA
- a CDS encoding TIM-barrel domain-containing protein, whose product MARPCRPRPRRRASDRYGRCHSPTPTTRRRSGRTPGTSSWRAGPDFLVAPVYSDTDVRGGIRLPKGTWTDYWTGRMYQGPTTVNGYSAPLDTLPVFVRGGAIIPMCPKGTLS is encoded by the coding sequence ATGGCAAGACCCTGTCGGCCCAGGCCACGAAGACGGGCGTCGGACCGGTACGGCCGCTGTCACTCGCCTACCCCGACGACCCGCAGACGCTCGGGCCGAACGCCAGGTACGAGTTCCTGGCGGGCGGGCCCGGACTTCCTGGTCGCCCCGGTCTACAGCGACACCGATGTCCGGGGCGGCATCCGCCTGCCCAAGGGCACCTGGACCGACTACTGGACGGGCAGGATGTACCAGGGCCCGACCACCGTCAACGGCTACTCGGCGCCCCTCGACACCCTCCCGGTCTTCGTCCGGGGCGGTGCCATCATCCCCATGTGCCCCAAGGGGACTTTGTCCTGA